The Sorghum bicolor cultivar BTx623 chromosome 6, Sorghum_bicolor_NCBIv3, whole genome shotgun sequence genome contains the following window.
AGAGGAAGAACAGATTGAAAGTATACGAAGGATTGTACTGCATGGCAACTAGAAACTTCAAGAAAGCTGCTAGTTTATTCTTGGATTCAATTTCAACTTTCACAACGTATGAGCTCTTCACATATGATACATTCATCTTCTACACAGTCCTCACGAGTGTTATCTCTCTGGATCGTGTATCTCTAAAACAAAAGGTACTCAGCTTGTCTTCTTCAAGTTCTCTTCATTGCCCATTGCCTTGGATTGGATGTATAAAGAACTAGGATCTTGGCAggttgtagatgcacctgagatCTTAGCTGTAATTGGCAAAGTACCTCACCTCTCGGAGTTTCTCAATTCCCTCTACAATTGCCAGTACAAGTCATTTTTTATTGCATTCTGTAAGTAACAGAATCATTAAATTTTCCATCTTTCATTTACTTGTGATAAAAAAAATGCTCATGGATTATTATGGCGGGTCTAATCTTTGAGTTTCTCATCACTGGGTCATTTTTTTCAGCTGGCTTGACTGAACCGATCAAGTTAGACCGGTACTTGCAGCCTCATTTTCGCTACTACATGCGTGAAGTGCGCACTGTTGTCTACTCGCAATTTCTGGAATCGTACAAGAGTGTGACAATGGAAGCCATGGCTGCTGCATTTGGTGTCACAGTTGACTTTATAGACCAGTAAGTGCAGTGTCAGCCATGCTCATATCCAAGTTTTAAATGTTACTCACAAGCTTAACCTTTATTACCATTTCTATCACTCCAATACAGGGAATTGTCACGCTTCATTGCTGCTGGGAAGCTCCACTGCAAGATAGACAAAGTTGCTGGCGTCTTGGAAACAAACCGACCTGATGCCAGGAATGCCTTCTACCAGGCAACCATCAAGCAAGGAGACTTCCTTCTGAACCGTATCCAGAAGCTATCACGAGTTATTGACCTGTAGGCGGCAGCCCTTCATGCAAGAGCATGACTAGAATGTATTATTTGCCTTCGCTCCTGGAGTGTACGTGCTTGACTTTCAATCGGTGTCAATTGAAGAAGCTTTTAGGGATATTTGTGTTCTGAGAAATTGTGTTTTTTTACTTTTGTAGCCTAACTACATGGACCCCAAAAAAAAAGTCACGGGCATTGCTTGTAGACGTTTCTTTGATGAATTCATCCCTTGTTTTGTCCCGCTAACGTATTGTTTTGCTACTAAGATCCTTTGCTGGCAGAAGTTTGTAGACAATCAGAATCACTTGTGTTCTGTTACATCAAGCAACGATCGTCTAGAACGACGCTGTTCTGTTTCAGCCGAAGGAACAGAAAAGCAGACCGCGAGAAAACCGTTTCAGTATGGAATCAAAAGTGGGCGGACAGCCATGTCCCAAACTCCCAATTCCTAGCATCattgtatatataataataatagtaacaaTATAACACCACAAACAAGAACACAACGCCCACTGTCATTTCAGTATATAAACCACCCAAACTGCGTATCTGCAATTAAAATCGACGTTGTTTATTGGACTATATGGTAATTCTGATTAATGTTACTACACATGCCAAATCTCTCAAATTCCTCTGTATGTGTACATTTTGAACATACAGTTCTGACAAAACCAAACACATCCTACCCACCTACAACAGGGGCAAACCAACGCAAAAAAAATTCCCAAAGCTAAAAATCACAACCCAGGttccaggagatctcgcacgaGAGTCAAAGAGTTACACAGCTGCGGCTGATATGGTGGGCTATTCTAGCCAGCAGCTTGACTGGGTTTGCCATTGGGTGCACCTAAGGGATTGTTTTCGCCAGGTTTTGAGGCAGCCATTTCCTCCAAGCGCTTCCATAGGGCTTCTCGCTTCGAATCAGATTCCTCCTGCTTGACCTCCTCATCATTGAACCTCTGAACGCACTCCCCAAAAAATGCAGAATCATGATCAGAGAAGATCTTGCGCACGTTCAGGGTCAGGCTACGGACAGCTTGGTTCCAGTGACCTCTGGAGTTTCTCTCAAGTGCTGgatagatgataggtaatagcACCTTGTAGTTTTGCTTAATTAGGTTTTCAATATGGTCATTGTTCCAGAGAAACAGAGCCCGCTCTGCCACCTATGAACAGAAAAGGAGAAAAACATAAGTCATAAATGCTTGAGTATACTAAAAAACTGCATCAACCTAATgctgagcatttcacccgggcaGCCAACTAAAGTAGTGTTCATATTCTACTATCAATAGGCTACAAACTGCTCAAGTGAACATATATGACTAAACAAAACCACCAGATACCATCAGCAATGAGAAAACTACATTCCATTTTACAGAATCAGCAGGATCCAAGCAGCACAAGGACACAGTTATTCACTATAATGATTAGCTAACAAGAGGGTAGCAAATAATCATACTTCAAATATGTACAGGTCATGTCGTAAACCTGTTTTAAGACGaccaaaaaaggaaaaacagtCAGGAATACATGAAGAGGATTTTACACATAGCAAGGACAGGAGCGATAGTCAGAAAACACAGGTTTGAGAGTCAGAGATAGATGAAGAGGTGTCACAGATAGGCAGAGGTACAAGCAAATGCAAGAATATACAGACTTTAACAGATAGAAATTGATAAACAGGTTACATTCCAATGGAGCAGTTCACTAATAAAACTAAAAGAATCccatacatgaaaacaaaaggaAGAATGGATTTGCACCACAATTCATAATATGGGAAATTATAATGGCTTTTGCTTGCTATCCAATTTGGGCACCATGAATACCACTTTTCGATACATGACATTCCTGATGACAACTTCTACTGTGACTTTTGTTTCAGTAGATACAGAACGCAAATTTTGTACACCACTAATCCAATTACTGAGAAAGAAGGCATATAAAAGTATTAAACCTCTTAAGGTCTATATGCAGCAGATCAGTTTCTAAGTATTTAAGGCAGGCGGAAGTTTTTTTAAGGCCAAGGAATGAATTAAATGTAATTACAACATAAAGGTGAAATGGCTTAGAACCAATGATTTATTTACTATTCTTATCACAGATAGCATATATATGAAACAAGTGAAAATGCATGTACATAAATTATACACTAAAAGATACCCTGTAGTCCGGAGACAAGGTACCATAGCAGAAAAAACAGGAGACACTATGAGCATGTGCATAAATTATACATAAAAAGACACCCAATGGTCCGCATAGAAGGTATCTTAACAGCAAAGCAGGAGAGACCATGACCATTGATCTTTTCCACATTTAGTAGTAGATTTCTAGCAAGGTAAATCTGTGCAAGCAATCAATGTGGACATGTGGGCAAATAGCTGGCAAGATTTGCACTAAAAGTCTTtttgtgtgtgtttgtgtgggtgggtggggggggggggcgagGTAGTAGATTATACTTGCTATCTAATTTGGACGGCACTAAATATTTGTTTTGCTACATGACATTCCTGATGACAGCTTCTATAGAAATGTTATACAGGAGTATATTAAACCAAAAAAAAGTTTGTTGCACCCCAATGGCCCAATCTGAATGCTAGAAAAGAGGGACATAAAGATTTAGGTACCATGCAATAGATCAATTTCGAGATAACTTTAGTTTTTAAGGTacaagaaaaaggaaagaaaaggaaaaaatagtATGCACCCAAAAGACTCCAACTCtaagataaaaaaaaaaattgatatgCTATTTTGTGATTATGACCATAAAAGAATGAACTAGCACTGATCCTTTATTTTTGCTATTAATCATAGATTAGCTTATATCAAAACAACTAAAAAGTCCATGCAGAAATTTACATGAAAAGACAGACCATGGCATGTATCTGAAAAGCCATGTCACAACGATAACGAGTGCTCAGACACGTGTCGACGCCCGACTGGATGAACGTCATCTTCCTCGCATTCGGGACCTCCATACCCGACGCGGTGGCGAGTGAGGTGGCGGGGGCACCGCCAAGCAAGCGGCAGGAGACAACCAGATGGTCGGAGCCGGCAGCGGGGGTAGGTGTTCAAGCTCTCCTCCGGTTGCGGTTAGGTGAGGGCGGGGTGGAGTGGCGGGGGTGGGCAGTGGGTGGCGCGGCCAGCAGAGGGGGAGCCCCTGGCCAGGGCGGCGGTGGAAACCAGGGGCGGGAGCAGGCTGGTGCGGTTGAACGAAGAACAGTGGGAGAAAAAGATCCACGTGCTAATACCGTTACAAGTGCCCGCGCAATGATTAAGGGTGTTGGCTGAAAAGGGAAGCCTAGAGAGTGGAGACACTACCCATATTTTCCCATATATGTTGGGAGAAGAATTTTAGCTAATTAAATATGTGAAAGCAATCACATGCAGGCAACAAATTGTGAAATCATAGAGCTAAAGTGCTAAGAGCACGTGTCATGAACTAGAAGAGCCAACAAAgaaatttggtagaaattgatgacaaacttAAGTATAGGTGCAGTAAGATTTTGACCTGGAAATGAGAGCTGTTCATGCTACGGGCAATCTGGCGGAAGAGTGGAACCATGCATCTTTGGAACTCTGCAAGCTGTGTTGCCTCTAAAACCTCTTCTAACTCACCCAAGAACATCACCTCCTTTGAACTGTTTGTCACAGGCCAATATTTAAGTAAGCCCC
Protein-coding sequences here:
- the LOC110436538 gene encoding 26S proteasome non-ATPase regulatory subunit 6; translated protein: MDGGGEDGKQQPHLVLAHKLFLLSRSDVDDLAKVDLRADVLAAVKSDDMAALYESLAADGVLEMDAALLAEMRARIDEEIRKLDEKIADAEENLGESEVREAHLAKSLYFIRVGEKEKALEQLRVTEGKTVAVGQKMDLVFYTLQIGLFYMDFDLISKSIDKAKNLFEEGGDWERKNRLKVYEGLYCMATRNFKKAASLFLDSISTFTTYELFTYDTFIFYTVLTSVISLDRVSLKQKVVDAPEILAVIGKVPHLSEFLNSLYNCQYKSFFIAFSGLTEPIKLDRYLQPHFRYYMREVRTVVYSQFLESYKSVTMEAMAAAFGVTVDFIDQELSRFIAAGKLHCKIDKVAGVLETNRPDARNAFYQATIKQGDFLLNRIQKLSRVIDL